GTTTTTGCGGCCTCACGCTGCTATAGTACCTAGTTCTCAGTGCAAAAATTTTTTGAGTTGCAGTCTTTACGTGCCTGTGCGCGTCATCGTTCCGTAATCTGTGAGGCCGCAGGGTTGGGGGCTGGGGTTTGTGTCGTACTGACTGCTAAGAAGGGGTTTCACGACAGTTATGAATAAAAACGATCCGACTACTTTGCCTCGTGTCGCTTCGCTTGGTAAGGGTTCCGGTTTCAATAACGCTTTCTTTAGTCGAAATGTTTACAGCATCCAGTGAGGAAGGGAAACTCTACGGCGTCTGAGTTATATTTATCTACTAAACTTCCACACTTCACTCACATTCCTCTCATGACCACACTttcaagtttttttttggcgtaAAAGGCAAATGAAGAGACGGTTCGAGCAACATTACCACCGCGGGGCAGTGCTTTGCGGATATGCTGCAACTCATAGGGCGCCAAAGCGCTCGGGCGGAGCGACATTGACCGCTCATTGGCCGGCGtttttctgtgtttgtgACTTTTGTTCCCTCGATCCGTTGCTTTGTCATCGATATTGTGCCAGTAAACTCTAGTGAGTGAAGCGAGACGATGTCGGTGGTACGTCCACTAACCTTTGGAAATGTTGCAATGGTTATCCGACTTTTTCACCtaactgctgctgttgtgtgtCGTGGACTTCGGTTCAAATTTCAACGTGCCCTTTAGCCTACATATCGATGATTTAGTTCTCAGAAGTAAGCATCACTCTCCTGCCACCGTTTCGCGTGATGATTCTCCTATCAACTTTTGTCGTTTCAGTGTTTGTATATGGTttgagtgtgtgtggggtTTGTGATGCTGTGAATGTTCACCCTTGGGGCCGTCATAGTATTCGTGGAACAATTCACATACATATCCTCAGAGGTCCGCGGTctcagtttcctttttttctggtGTGCTCCTCTTCTGTTAGTAGAGTAGGAATCTATAATAATGGTGCTGTGAATAATTCTTTCAATAAGGTACGAAGTTTTGCTTTGTCTCGTCTATTAGCAGTTTTGAAGTGCACCTTCCTGCATGTCCTCACAGCTGTTATGTTCAACACCCTCCTTTCTGTAATGAAGGAGGAACAACATTTTCTTCCTATGAATTGTTTTTTGGTGCTGTCTAATCCACTACAGATGCAATGGCATCATTGGTGTTTTCAACTGCCATCAACACGTGTTTTTACCTATTTGCAGAGTTCTGGCACACAATGTTTTGGGGAATTTGGACAATCCACAATTTTCTTCATGTCCCTTGATACTGCTACATTGAGTATTATCCAACTATGATGACTTCTGAAGTTTCGCATCGCTTTCCAAGATGTAACATCGCTGTGCGTTAAACAGGTAACTTCTATTGAAAGCAGTGCGCCTCCGAATGCTGTATATCAAATCGGGGTTTCATTGTTGGTAACTGTTAAACTCATCTCCAGCTATCAattcaatgtcagcttcatcACCCTTCCCCTCTGGAATACGTGAGGCTGAGGAACGTAGCACCGCTTTACGTCAGCTCCGGTGGCTACTGAATCTTGATCCCCGCTTCTAATTCCTACAACCTTTACATGCTTACATTAGAGTTATTGGGAAAGCAGGCAAATGCCACACCAAGCTGTCCATCGTTTTCAGACGGCAGCGTAACGGTTATGATTTCCAAAACCACAATTATTTTTTGGAGCGTTAGTGACTCATATCCCGTTTCCAATGAGTATTGAtacgtttttgttcttcattTTACAGCAAGAGAACGCTGTGTATTGGTAATGGAAGCAAGCGTTCATCCTGCCTTCCCCAACATTCGTCAGTGTCTCCAAAAGAAGGCGAAAGATCGCCACGTAGTTTTCTGTCGTTTCCGATATATGTGGCCCCTTTCCGCCGGCGAGATCTTCCGTACTCCACTGAGACCTGTGGAAAATATGGGGTGGACACCTGCTGACATCGGCCCCGGGGAGGCGGGGGATTCAGTTAACGCACAGGGCGGGTCAGCATCAATGCCTCTGAAGGGTGCACACGGAAGGAGAATGTGCACTTCAGTGATGCGGTGGCCGCTCATTCTAACAGTCGTATGTTAAGGTTCAATATTGAGCCGCTGCCACGATGCGGGTGATAGCTCATAGCTTTCTTTTGGGTGGCGCACCGGGTCCCGAAATCGCTCTCTCGTGGCTCGCGTGGTCGCAGTGCGGCTCGGATTTTGTGAGTGAACATCTTTTCCGCCTCTGTGGGACTTTGGTGGAGGTTAGTGGCGGAAGTTTTTGGTGCTGCTGGTTTTGCCGAACACCCGGTTTGGTGTAGTCTTCCCCCTTTGCTGCGGTTTTTAGCCGTTTGGTCTGAAAGTGCATGGTCTTTTTACAAAGTGATTTGCTGGGTTGGGCACTGATGCGTTGGCTATTGTGGTCTCGCGTGCCTTAGGAAATGTTTTCGCTggtgcttttgctgttgtaTCGCCCTGCTTTCAAGTCATTTGTTACATGTGTCGGGGTATGTTTGGTGCGTTACAAATGGTAGCGGTTAGTGTACGGCTATTGGCTGTTAGGCATATTGAAGGGTGTAGCATTAACATTTCGTAATGACTTTTTTCCCGTGTCGTGGGGGAAGTTGGTGGGAGTTGCAGTACTTTGCAGTGGCTACATAGGCTAcccgatttttttttcatttagtAAGTCTTGTAGTGCGCACCTCCACCGCTAGATCTTTGATGACAACAGATGCGCCTTCCCTTTTGAGTTGTGGGGACCACCCAGTGTTGTGGCAGGTGGGGGTGAAAGCGTGGAACTAATTGAATTTCGGGGTGAGGATTTGGTCTCACGGAAGAAATGGGAGGTTGACGACACCCTAACAACGATGTCGCTAACATCTGCTTGTTCTGGGTGAAGGGGTCCGGCGGGTTTCCACCATGGGTTTTGGACGTCGCCACCGTACTGCACTTCGCTGCGAGAAATTTAACTAACAGTAGGCTTATACCCCACCAGAGGCCCACAAGAGGTAATTCGTCACATGTAGCAAGGCTAATACACCTACCATCATAATCTGAGGCCGTAACCGTTGTATTTCCGTTCCGGCACTGCCAAAACAGGTTGCAATATCTTGGGTTCTCACATAAGAAGCCAACCGATGATGACATTAGTTTGTTAGGTTGGTGAGCGATGCCGTGAGCCACTATGCATTTACATTAGCACAACTTCTGTTTAATTGGTGGTGCCATTTTCGCATAGCGAAACTCGAGCGCTGATACTTCCCGTGTGGCATTGCGTGGTTGGCGGTAGTAAGttcctgtttttcttttgcatgtTTACCTGGGCCCAAGCgatctctttttctgttagATGTTTCGAAACCTTGGTTCATTTTACTTGTGCAAACGTAAATAGGTAGCATCTTCGTTTCTTTCGTCTTTTAGAAATAGTTACTTTAGGGACACTCGAGTCGCTTTGCTGTGATTGCCAGCTGCGgccgatttttttttaaattattctTCCAACAGTGTTTGTAATAGCATTGCTATTGTTTAGCTTTGGCGACGGATatattaaatattttttgtgggacattatttttgttgtgtgctgCTGGTGCCGCATACTGAAGAGCCGTGGGCAAATCAAGTTCTTCTCGAGACATCCATATCCCCCTGCTTTTGTGactgcttttcttctttatcttttttggATGTCTATGTTTTTTTAGTTCAGTCTACAGGTGTATTTTTAAGTGATGGTGTAGGTACCACCTATTTCGTACTGTGGGTCTCTGCTACTTTGTACCGGGGATAGTTGTACAGTGTctcacttcctttttatttttttttcttgcagcGGTTTTGAATAATTGTTTTGACACTGTTTGCTATGACAGGTTGTTCACGATGCATCCTTAGAAGTTTTGCGAGGTTAAGAAAATAAACTTATTGGCCGGATGTTTATATGTTTTCGGGAACATAATTTGTACCATTATTTGTGGtgcctttcttcccttgttTTGTTAACGcttttacatatatatatatttcatacGTAGATTGCGGTACGAGGTGCTCTTCGTaccattactttttttcgCCCTTGTTTCCGGACCGAAAGGCACCTCTGTTAGTAGAATGATCGAACTGTTTATGTTATGCTTGTTATCTAAGTTACCTGCTTCAGGTGGGTTACTGTCCCTCTCGTGCCATTGCTGGATGATTGCAGATTGTTTtgaagtatttttttttgtttatcgttactcacttttttgttatattttttgAAGCTAGTTGTTATCCCGTTACGTTGTACacactttccctcctccctgGTTGTGTACCGTCACTTTCTCTCTAAACATGGTTTTTGTGTATATGGCACTGGCTCCTTTGGACTGGATCTTTTCATTACTCcttataaaagaaaaatatactTTATATATCTaatgcttttgttttgtgttgctcattttttttcctggtgAGCATTTCACCgaatgttgtttttgtacaACCGGCTACTGTGCATTGTTTGCGCCGTCAGTCGTTTTTAAGCCGTGAAGGGGAAGATGCTCACGTAATAGCAAAAATGAACTCGATGTTTTCCTCCCATATTTGAGCTCCGTACTTCACGAGCAGGGCACCAGAttgcgtgtgtgtacacTTTCTGCCATGTATTGCGCACACATTTGGTATGCGAACTTCAAGCTGTTGGGAGTGACTGCATTTggcttctttccccctttgtacTGTgttataaaataaaaataaaataaaatatcgTTTGCTACAACGGTGCCCCAACAATGTGGTTTGAGATATGGGAATGGCATTTTAGGACCCTGCCTGTATTATTGTGTTTTCTTGCAACACATTTTCGTACATGTTGGTGTTTGGTAGTTGCACATGTACCGCTTACTTCTTTTAAGTTTAATTCTCATTCCATGTGGTTCATACATTTGTCCCGGTGCAAGCGAGTGACAACAACAGTTGAGTACTTAAGTATCCCATTTCCGTCATGTACTGGAAACCAAGGTCTTGTGCTATGTTCTATTTAGTAACAAGTCATCGTGTTTTACAACgcaattatatatattactatattttctcttttagtCATCGAATGAACACTAGTGAACGGCGTCGCTATGGGTTTCAGCGCACCTCCAAAGAGAtaagaaatgaaaggaagCTTAACAAGATGCAAAAATGGAGTGAAAAGCTAGACAGCTGCGATGTCGTTAAATTGCGCACGGAGCTACGTTCCATGGAGAAAGCCGACTTCCTGCTCCCCCGTCAGAAAGAACGAAAGACACTGATAGAAAGAATGATACGAGATGCTGAGCTAAGGAAGTGTGTTGAGGGTACCGCTCCCATTTCATGTGAACAGCGACCCAATGAAGATACCCAAGACAATTCGAGCTGCTCCAGTAGATGTGACGATATTATCCTTAGTCCCCGTCTGGGTGTAGGGGATGGTGTTGTGGTTACGACGCCAGATCACTTCATTCCGAGATCATTGAGAAAAAGGTGTGGTGGGAACAACAGTCAGGAGGGTCTAAAGAAACGGGTGAAGAGGGCAGAAGAGCACTTGATTGCTAACAATTCGTTGGAGGAAGATATTGATGATTTTTTTGATTCTCTCTAGTTGGTGTGAATCTAACTTTGCTCCGCTCTTGCTTGCCTGGGTCTCTGTGGACTGCTGCCAACCGAGTTCACAGAGCTCCGTCATCGTTATTTTGTCGTATGCCAGAATTCGACTTTTTCTGGATGGTATATTGCGGTCACCCTATTATACTactgggaaaagggggattACACAATACCTATTTATGGCTTTAGTTCGTAGGATAGGATCATCCCTGCTATCTCACAAGGAGTACAGCCGTTTCCTTGATAACAGAAAGTGGCTTGAAGGTGCCCTTGAGGGGTTTTCGATTGAGAATGTTTTAGGTATTTCTCAATTGTCTTCTCGACCCTCTGTTTTAATGTATGGGTCGTGTGTTTCTGGAACGGCTTTTAGCAATGCAGATGCTGATTACGCAGTGTTATTTCTCACGCAAGGGAATACTGAGGAGTCGTCAATGGCCAACATGCTGAACTATACGCATTCAAAATTTATTGAAGTGAAACGAGAGCATCATCAGAAGGTTCTCCTGTCAATTTTGGAGCATATCAGGGTATCTTTCTGTTCGACGGTGGTGAAGTGCGAGCAAATTTACTCGGCTCGTGTTCCTTTTATTCGGCTTTTCAAGAGCGGTGCGAATAACACAGAGGGAAGTCACTTGGATGtgtctctttcttttgatgGTCCCAGAAATTCTTTGTTGCTTAGGCTTTACATGGAGGGGGACCCACGCCTTAGGTGCGGCGTTCTTTGTGCGAAGAAATGGTGCCGCTCTCAAGGTATTCTTGATGCTCGTCGAGGTTGGATTTCTGCATACGCCCTCACTGTcatgtatatattttacaTGCAGGTGACGAAGAGAACAGCGCGTATTATCGATGAAAGTGAAGTCAACAATATTCTGTATTGCATGTCGAAGCAAATGTTGGAGGGGGTCAATGAatgcttcccttttgttggAGATGTATGTTCTTGTAGTGACGTTGACATAAAGAATGTTTTAAGTGATTTACATggcttttttcatttcttcggGGGCTCAATGTGTTTTGATTTTGATACTGATGTCGTTGACATTAGGAAAAATGACAAACTTGTTTCGAAAGAATCTTGGTTGGAGGGAATCAATCATTTTGATGAGAAAACTCGTTGGAATCTCCTGGGTTACGAAACTATTATGATCCGTGACCCATACGAAGACCACAATTTAGGTCGTAGTGTGGATTTCTTTCGCGGCGAGAGAATCAGAGAGGTTTTTCGTTTGGCGTCGGAGACTAAGATTGAGGATGTTTTAAACGAGTTAGCAAAACAAGGAAGGCTTTCTAGTGTTTGAAACACTAGCCGGTACTGCGAATTGCAACTACGTCTTCCTATCAAGGAACAAAGAATTCTAATAATAGTATATTTTGCAAATGGATGCGCGCACACTGAACTAGCAGCTCTGCACTGACTGTAGCGAGAAggtgttttttcttgttcatTATCGGTTTTTGTTTGCACGGGTAAGTTAGGTCCCCCCTATTTATGCGCCCACAGTGTAACTCTTATGCTACTTATGTGTTCGAAGAGAACGGAGACGTGTTGTGTGCATATTTCCATGCTTTTTCTCTGTATAAGAATTGTTGAGAAGAATAAGCTACTCGATAACGAAGTTGCCTATGGTCAGTAAGAAGCTTGGTGAGGCACAACGTAAAGAGGATTTTTGCATTCCCCTGGAGGGCCAACATACGGATTACGTACTCTCACCGGAAGAATGGCCGCTTTTACTGAAAAACTATGACAGGCTGAACGTGCGGTCTTCCCACTTTACGGTTTTGGATTGTGGATGGTCTCCGCTTCGGAGACCCCTGTCCCAGTATGTGAAGTACGGCATGATTAACCTTGACAAGCCCTCGAATCCTAGTTCACACGAAGTGGTGTCATGGATTAAACGCATTTTGAAGTGTGAAAAAACCGGGCATGCGGGAACGTTGGATCCTAAAGTAACCGGAGCCCTCATCATTTGTATTGACCGAGCAACACGTTTAGTGAAGTCTCAGCAGAATGCCGGTAAAACATACATTGGTGTGTTGCGCCTTCATGACACggtgagtgaaaaaaaggTTGTTGCCGCGTTGCAGCGCCTTACAGGTCCCTGTTTTCAAAGACCACCGTTAATTGCGGCGGTGAAGCGTCAGCTTCGTATCCGCAATATATATTCAAATCAGCTTATTGAGTATGACAAACATCGTCACTTGGCCGTGTTTGAGACTCACTGCGAGGCAGGCACGTACATACGAACCCTTTGTGTTCATCTCGGGTTGATTTTGGGTGTCGGTGGCCATATGGAAGAGTTACGACGAATTCGAACCGGGGTGATATCTGAAGACGACCACATCTCGACCATGCATGACG
This region of Trypanosoma brucei gambiense DAL972 chromosome 10, complete sequence genomic DNA includes:
- a CDS encoding centromere/microtubule binding protein cbf5,putative; translated protein: MVSKKLGEAQRKEDFCIPLEGQHTDYVLSPEEWPLLLKNYDRLNVRSSHFTVLDCGWSPLRRPLSQYVKYGMINLDKPSNPSSHEVVSWIKRILKCEKTGHAGTLDPKVTGALIICIDRATRLVKSQQNAGKTYIGVLRLHDTVSEKKVVAALQRLTGPCFQRPPLIAAVKRQLRIRNIYSNQLIEYDKHRHLAVFETHCEAGTYIRTLCVHLGLILGVGGHMEELRRIRTGVISEDDHISTMHDVLDAQWLYDNEKDETYLRRVILPCEYLLTNYKRVVVKDSAVNAVCYGAKLMIPGLARFDNGIERDDVIVLMTTKGEAIALAYAEMSTSQMASVDHGIVARSKRVIMDRDTYPRRWGLGPVAVKKRTMMKDGLLDKYGRPQANTPSDWFYVDYGGVSTNAEGVQYGEAPRKNGKRPRSEADDT